Proteins from a genomic interval of Lactococcus protaetiae:
- the holA gene encoding DNA polymerase III subunit delta, which translates to MSVFDEFEKIKNEGLPQILVIFGEADDMVQELKSQILDFVNFEPTDLSQAYYDLTTTNANLALEELESLPFFSDSRLVILENLVNLTTVKKSVLDEKQLKRFENFLENPSSTTQLVLILHGKLDSRLKVVKKLKSQAYLLEATELKTSELIQYFGQVTQLKKNVLAKIAEKSNDSFSIMKQNIGLVQTYALGREVTTDDVEKVVPKSLQDNIFALTDLIFKGKIDEARELVHDLTLQGEDLIKILAILTNSYRLYLQVKLMQEKRWQEQQQVSFLKMHPYPVKLANQLVRKLSSDFLKKSLLELIQLDFAVKTSVADKAYLFDITLIKLTLKKV; encoded by the coding sequence ATGAGTGTATTTGATGAATTTGAAAAAATAAAAAATGAGGGTTTACCACAAATTTTAGTTATTTTTGGTGAAGCAGACGATATGGTACAAGAATTGAAAAGTCAGATTTTAGATTTTGTCAATTTTGAACCAACAGATTTAAGTCAAGCATATTATGATTTGACAACTACAAATGCTAATCTTGCTCTGGAAGAACTTGAATCTCTTCCGTTTTTTTCAGATTCAAGACTTGTCATCTTAGAAAATCTAGTTAATCTAACAACTGTAAAGAAAAGTGTCTTGGATGAAAAGCAGCTCAAACGCTTTGAAAATTTCCTTGAAAATCCCTCTAGCACAACTCAGCTTGTTCTGATTTTGCATGGTAAGTTGGATAGTCGATTAAAAGTTGTAAAAAAACTTAAATCACAAGCTTATTTACTAGAAGCCACAGAATTAAAAACTTCAGAGCTCATCCAGTATTTCGGTCAAGTCACTCAACTGAAAAAAAATGTACTTGCAAAAATTGCTGAAAAATCAAATGATAGCTTTTCAATTATGAAGCAAAATATTGGTTTGGTACAAACTTATGCTTTAGGACGTGAAGTAACCACTGATGATGTAGAAAAAGTTGTTCCTAAATCTTTACAAGATAATATATTTGCTCTAACAGATTTAATTTTTAAAGGAAAAATTGATGAAGCTCGTGAACTAGTCCACGATTTAACTTTGCAAGGAGAAGATTTGATTAAGATATTGGCAATTTTGACTAATTCGTATCGTCTTTATCTCCAAGTGAAATTAATGCAAGAAAAACGATGGCAAGAACAACAACAAGTGAGTTTCTTGAAAATGCATCCTTACCCTGTAAAACTTGCTAATCAGCTCGTAAGAAAACTTTCTTCGGATTTTTTGAAGAAAAGTTTGTTGGAATTGATTCAACTAGATTTTGCTGTTAAGACAAGTGTTGCAGATAAAGCCTATCTGTTTGATATCACTTTAATCAAATTGACCTTGAAAAAAGTATGA
- a CDS encoding Cof-type HAD-IIB family hydrolase, producing MENINNYKALAFFDLDGTLLNSKSQLDEEVILALHQIRENGVLPFIATGRGHFELDNIMKLTGITGAVAMNGQYIILNGETIYKEEIPTDSVEKLLTAAEPHNEALSFYDSKGYWVSELTDFAKQAYSYTHMPLPLVDRRRYLQNEVNMLLVLTNQLSQVDYYKDAVPELNFFMNSPSSIDVTNISTNKGTGINHVKEILGFTGETFAFGDGRNDLHLLAASDHKTAMGNAVPELKELADFISTANTDHGIINAFNHWGIL from the coding sequence ATGGAAAATATCAATAATTATAAGGCGTTAGCCTTCTTTGACTTAGATGGAACTTTGCTCAATTCAAAGAGTCAATTGGACGAGGAAGTCATTCTTGCTCTTCATCAGATTCGTGAAAATGGGGTTCTTCCTTTTATTGCTACTGGACGTGGCCATTTTGAGCTTGATAATATCATGAAACTGACAGGAATTACTGGTGCTGTTGCGATGAATGGTCAGTACATTATTTTGAATGGTGAGACCATTTACAAAGAGGAAATCCCTACTGACAGCGTTGAAAAATTGCTGACGGCGGCAGAACCTCATAATGAAGCTCTTTCTTTTTATGACAGCAAAGGCTATTGGGTAAGCGAATTAACTGATTTTGCTAAGCAAGCCTACTCCTACACTCATATGCCACTTCCTCTGGTTGACCGCAGACGCTATCTGCAAAATGAAGTCAATATGTTGTTAGTGTTGACCAACCAATTGAGCCAAGTTGATTACTATAAAGATGCTGTCCCTGAGCTAAATTTCTTTATGAATTCTCCAAGTTCGATTGATGTGACAAACATTTCAACAAACAAGGGCACTGGAATCAATCACGTCAAGGAGATTCTCGGTTTTACAGGTGAAACTTTTGCTTTTGGTGATGGTAGAAATGATCTCCATCTTCTCGCAGCTAGTGACCACAAAACAGCGATGGGAAATGCCGTGCCTGAACTTAAAGAATTAGCCGATTTTATTTCTACAGCAAATACTGATCACGGTATTATCAACGCTTTCAATCATTGGGGAATTTTGTAA
- the pta gene encoding phosphate acetyltransferase: MELFESLKQKIASKGLKIVFPEGTDARILGAANRLNADGLITPVFIGNVSEVTETLISRGINPEGFEIYDPENCGRFEKMTELFVERRKGKVTEEQAKEILKDPNYFGTMLVFMGIADGMVSGAVHSTADTVRPALQIIKTKPGVRSVSGAFIMVRGRDDNEKYVFGDCAINIKPDAATLADIAVASAETAALFDIDPKVAMLSFSTKGSGKSEDVDRVVEASNLVKEAHPEIALDGELQFDAAFVPAVARQKAPDSEVAGKANVFIFPDIQAGNIGYKIAQRLGNFEAIGPILQGLNAPVSDLSRGCNEEDVYKLSIITAAQALNK, from the coding sequence ATGGAACTTTTTGAATCACTAAAACAAAAAATTGCCAGCAAAGGCTTAAAAATCGTTTTTCCAGAGGGAACAGATGCACGTATTCTTGGTGCTGCAAATCGTTTGAATGCAGATGGTTTGATTACTCCTGTCTTTATCGGGAACGTATCTGAAGTCACAGAAACTTTAATTTCTCGTGGGATTAATCCAGAAGGTTTCGAAATCTATGACCCAGAAAACTGTGGACGATTTGAAAAAATGACGGAACTTTTTGTTGAACGCCGTAAAGGTAAAGTGACGGAAGAACAAGCCAAAGAAATTCTTAAAGACCCTAACTATTTTGGTACAATGCTTGTCTTTATGGGCATTGCTGATGGTATGGTTTCGGGTGCGGTTCACTCAACTGCTGACACAGTGCGTCCAGCCCTTCAAATTATCAAGACAAAACCAGGTGTTCGCTCTGTTTCGGGCGCATTTATCATGGTTCGTGGTCGTGATGACAATGAAAAATATGTATTTGGTGACTGTGCAATCAACATCAAACCAGATGCTGCAACTCTTGCAGATATTGCAGTTGCTTCAGCTGAAACGGCAGCACTTTTTGACATTGACCCTAAAGTTGCTATGCTCTCATTTTCAACCAAAGGTTCTGGTAAATCAGAAGATGTTGACCGTGTAGTAGAGGCTTCTAATCTTGTAAAAGAAGCACATCCAGAAATTGCACTTGATGGAGAACTTCAATTTGATGCAGCATTTGTACCCGCTGTTGCGCGTCAAAAAGCACCAGATTCAGAAGTGGCTGGTAAAGCAAATGTCTTTATCTTCCCAGATATTCAAGCAGGAAATATTGGCTACAAGATTGCGCAACGTTTGGGTAACTTTGAAGCTATTGGCCCAATCTTGCAAGGTTTAAACGCTCCAGTATCTGACCTTTCACGTGGATGTAATGAAGAAGATGTTTATAAACTTTCCATCATTACTGCTGCTCAAGCATTGAACAAATAA
- the udk gene encoding uridine kinase codes for MKKTLIIGVTGGSASGKTSVSHAILETFSNERIAMIEHDSYYKDQSHLTFAERTKTNYDHPLAFDTDYLIAQLKELQDGRAVDIPIYDYANHTRSDKTYRQEPVDVLIVEGILVLEDERLRNLMDIKIFVDTDDDVRIIRRIRRDIEERGRTLDSVINQYLAAVKPMYHQFIEPTKRYADVIIPEGVSNTVGVDIITTKIASILGQ; via the coding sequence TTGAAAAAAACATTAATTATTGGTGTAACAGGTGGTTCTGCAAGTGGAAAAACAAGTGTTTCTCATGCGATTTTAGAAACTTTTTCCAATGAACGTATTGCAATGATTGAACATGATAGCTATTATAAAGATCAGTCGCATCTGACTTTTGCTGAGCGGACAAAGACAAATTATGACCATCCGTTGGCTTTTGATACAGATTATTTGATTGCTCAACTTAAAGAGCTACAAGATGGGCGGGCTGTGGATATTCCTATTTATGATTATGCGAATCATACACGGTCTGATAAGACTTATCGACAAGAACCTGTGGATGTGCTGATTGTTGAGGGAATTTTGGTTCTTGAAGATGAGCGTTTGCGAAATTTGATGGATATCAAAATTTTTGTAGATACTGATGATGATGTGCGAATTATCAGACGGATTCGTCGTGATATTGAGGAACGTGGGCGGACATTAGACTCTGTCATCAATCAATATCTAGCAGCAGTTAAACCGATGTACCACCAATTTATTGAGCCAACGAAGCGTTATGCAGATGTGATTATCCCAGAAGGTGTGTCTAATACCGTTGGTGTTGATATTATTACCACAAAAATTGCTAGTATTTTAGGACAATGA
- the gpsB gene encoding cell division regulator GpsB, whose amino-acid sequence MPTFKFTPKDIYEADFSTKMRGYDKEEVDELLDDIIADYETYQTEVLRLQEENEFLKKKIAELEMQVSKPNQANLDDTQRFDPSQILQSRVSKPKTELRNPSNFDLLKRINRLEQAVFGPNGIANDND is encoded by the coding sequence ATGCCAACATTCAAATTTACTCCCAAAGATATTTATGAAGCAGACTTCTCGACCAAAATGCGTGGATATGATAAAGAGGAAGTTGATGAACTCCTTGATGATATCATCGCGGATTATGAAACTTATCAAACGGAAGTTCTGCGTTTACAAGAAGAAAATGAATTTTTAAAGAAAAAAATTGCTGAATTGGAGATGCAAGTATCTAAGCCAAATCAAGCGAATCTTGATGATACGCAACGCTTTGACCCAAGCCAAATCCTTCAATCGCGCGTAAGTAAGCCAAAAACTGAACTACGTAACCCAAGTAATTTTGACCTTTTGAAACGCATTAATCGTTTGGAACAAGCTGTATTTGGCCCAAATGGTATTGCAAATGATAATGACTAA
- a CDS encoding DUF4176 domain-containing protein, with translation MNNDYILPIGSIVHLKDGNIDLMITSRAQLFNDKGRLGYFDYAAVFYPTGVTEENKFVFFNREDIQAVIFEGYRNEEEKHFSKHYDEEILKVPYPKLGVNSERGVGTKTAQTDDLSTKFGL, from the coding sequence ATGAACAATGATTACATTTTACCAATAGGCAGCATTGTCCACCTTAAAGATGGAAATATTGACCTCATGATTACAAGTCGCGCTCAACTCTTTAATGACAAGGGAAGACTAGGTTACTTTGACTATGCTGCAGTCTTTTATCCCACTGGTGTCACTGAAGAAAATAAATTTGTTTTCTTCAATCGAGAAGATATCCAAGCTGTCATCTTTGAAGGCTACCGCAACGAAGAAGAAAAACACTTCTCCAAGCATTATGACGAGGAAATCCTCAAAGTACCTTATCCAAAACTCGGTGTAAATTCTGAGCGCGGTGTAGGCACAAAAACAGCGCAAACAGATGACCTCAGCACTAAATTTGGCTTATAA
- a CDS encoding THUMP domain-containing class I SAM-dependent RNA methyltransferase, with protein sequence MKKEFKLVATAAAGLESLVARELRQLDVENVTIDDRSRVFFKGDLTTIAKTNLWLRTADRVKIVVGEFKARTFDELFEGVYELPWDELIPFGCQFPVSKAKSVKSTLHNEPSVQGITKKAIVKKLQKIYHRPEGVPIPENGAKFSIEIALHKDVATVLLDTTGDSLFKRGYRTEKGEAPLKENMAAAIILLTNWLANTKRPFIDPTCGSGTFTIEAAMLALNMAPGMNRNFAFEAWPWFEDDLLESERVKARKQVRSGLELDIQGTDIDGKMIEIAKRNALAAGLSDVIKYKQMRLQDFQTDKLDGVIVSNPPYGVRLDDEDSVAQLYAEMGETFAPLQTWSKYILTSDVAFEQHYGTKATKKRKLYNGTLRADLYMYFGKRIK encoded by the coding sequence ATGAAAAAAGAATTTAAATTAGTGGCAACGGCTGCAGCTGGACTTGAGAGTCTTGTGGCTCGCGAATTGCGCCAACTTGATGTTGAAAATGTGACAATTGATGACCGATCACGTGTATTTTTTAAAGGAGATTTGACTACCATTGCTAAAACTAATCTTTGGTTGCGTACGGCAGATAGAGTGAAGATTGTAGTGGGAGAATTTAAAGCGCGAACTTTTGATGAATTATTTGAAGGGGTATATGAACTTCCTTGGGATGAATTAATCCCTTTTGGTTGTCAATTTCCTGTAAGTAAAGCAAAATCAGTCAAATCTACATTGCATAATGAACCTTCTGTTCAAGGGATTACGAAAAAAGCAATCGTGAAGAAGTTACAAAAGATTTATCATCGTCCTGAAGGGGTGCCTATTCCCGAAAATGGTGCTAAATTTTCTATCGAAATCGCTCTGCACAAAGATGTGGCAACGGTATTACTTGATACAACGGGAGATTCTTTGTTTAAGCGAGGTTATCGAACGGAAAAGGGTGAGGCACCACTAAAAGAAAATATGGCTGCTGCGATTATTTTATTAACCAATTGGTTAGCTAATACCAAACGTCCTTTTATTGACCCAACGTGTGGTTCTGGAACTTTCACCATTGAGGCAGCGATGTTGGCGTTAAATATGGCACCAGGAATGAATCGAAATTTTGCATTTGAAGCATGGCCTTGGTTTGAGGATGATCTCTTAGAATCAGAGCGTGTGAAAGCTCGTAAGCAAGTGAGAAGTGGTTTGGAGCTAGATATTCAAGGAACGGACATTGATGGTAAAATGATTGAAATTGCGAAACGCAATGCACTTGCGGCAGGCCTTTCAGATGTGATAAAATATAAACAAATGCGACTTCAAGATTTTCAGACGGATAAGCTTGATGGAGTAATTGTCTCTAATCCACCGTATGGTGTCCGTCTTGATGATGAGGATAGTGTCGCACAACTTTATGCAGAGATGGGAGAAACTTTTGCTCCTCTTCAAACATGGAGTAAGTATATTTTGACAAGTGATGTAGCTTTTGAGCAGCATTATGGCACAAAGGCAACGAAGAAACGTAAACTCTATAATGGAACATTGCGTGCTGATTTGTATATGTATTTTGGAAAGCGTATAAAATAA
- a CDS encoding DNA translocase FtsK translates to MPVKKKPTRRTTKKEQQKKAATRRMIIFFAGLILILFALFRLGIVGVLFYNVTRLFVGSLAILFLILLAFTMIISVFRKQIFRENKRLIPAGILFFIGLMLIFQIKLAKDFGQTLSLVINDLMSGKVTHFVGSGIIGAAIFSPSKALFSVVGVYIIAVIFFLIAIYLLIPGLFPKMRDALHERVAKWKIKHAEKQEAKKAERALEKLEAEKQLEIEPEGAYNEEANSTEIPINIPDFEDDTVPDFDEETSEEAVNFAPTYYQGNYKLPTIDLLAEIPVKNQSGERENVRKNIRILEETFKSFGIAATVESAVVGPSITKYEIKLATGTKVSRIVNLSDDLALALAAKDVRIEAPIPGKSLVGVEIPNAEVATVGFREMWEGGKTNPNKLLEIPLGKSLDGGMRIFDLTRMPHLLIAGSTGSGKSVAVNGIITSILMKALPSQVKFLMVDPKMVELSVYNDIPHLLIPVVTNPRKASRALQKVVDEMENRYELFSQYGVRNIAGYNEKVQKYNAESENKMLELPLIVVIVDELADLMMVASKEVEDAIIRLGQKARAAGIHMILATQRPSVDVISGLIKANVPSRVAFAVSSGTDSRTILDTNGAEKLLGRGDMLFKPIDENHPIRLQGAFLSDADVEAVVDFIKAQSEAEYDESFDPGDVEESPTGNSASNTGSGDPLFEEARNMVIIAQKASTAQLQRALKVGFNRASDLMNELEAQGVVGPAKGTTPRKVLVSPDGEILENDE, encoded by the coding sequence ATGCCTGTAAAGAAAAAACCAACACGCAGAACAACGAAGAAAGAACAGCAAAAAAAGGCTGCAACGAGAAGAATGATTATCTTTTTTGCTGGACTCATTTTAATCTTATTTGCACTATTTCGTCTTGGAATTGTTGGAGTGCTTTTTTATAATGTCACACGATTATTCGTTGGCTCATTAGCGATATTATTTTTGATATTGCTTGCTTTTACAATGATTATTTCCGTTTTTAGAAAACAAATTTTTAGAGAAAACAAACGTCTTATTCCTGCTGGAATATTATTTTTTATTGGTTTAATGCTTATTTTTCAGATTAAACTTGCAAAAGATTTTGGACAAACTTTGTCTCTTGTGATAAACGATTTGATGTCTGGAAAAGTCACACATTTCGTCGGTTCAGGAATTATTGGGGCAGCAATTTTTAGCCCATCTAAAGCACTTTTTTCAGTTGTTGGTGTTTACATTATTGCTGTCATCTTCTTTCTGATTGCGATTTATCTCTTGATTCCAGGACTATTTCCCAAAATGCGTGATGCGCTTCATGAGCGTGTCGCCAAGTGGAAAATTAAACACGCAGAAAAACAAGAAGCCAAGAAAGCAGAAAGAGCTTTGGAAAAGTTAGAAGCTGAAAAGCAACTGGAGATAGAGCCAGAGGGAGCATATAACGAAGAAGCAAATTCAACGGAAATTCCTATTAATATCCCAGACTTTGAAGATGATACTGTCCCAGATTTTGATGAGGAAACTTCAGAAGAAGCTGTAAACTTTGCTCCTACTTATTATCAGGGCAACTACAAACTCCCAACGATTGATTTACTCGCAGAAATACCTGTCAAAAATCAATCAGGAGAGCGTGAAAATGTTCGTAAAAATATCCGAATTCTTGAAGAAACTTTTAAATCATTTGGTATTGCAGCTACGGTAGAATCAGCAGTGGTTGGGCCTTCTATTACAAAATATGAAATTAAATTAGCAACAGGGACAAAAGTATCACGCATTGTTAATCTCTCAGATGACCTCGCACTTGCTCTAGCTGCCAAAGACGTTCGTATTGAAGCACCAATTCCTGGGAAATCATTAGTTGGTGTTGAAATACCTAATGCTGAAGTTGCAACCGTAGGCTTCAGAGAAATGTGGGAAGGTGGCAAAACCAATCCCAACAAACTTTTGGAGATCCCACTTGGAAAATCATTAGACGGTGGTATGCGCATTTTCGATTTGACAAGAATGCCTCATTTACTCATTGCAGGATCAACAGGTTCGGGAAAATCAGTAGCTGTCAACGGGATTATTACATCAATTTTGATGAAGGCATTGCCAAGTCAAGTTAAGTTTTTGATGGTTGACCCAAAGATGGTTGAACTTTCTGTTTATAATGATATTCCTCATCTTTTGATACCAGTTGTTACCAATCCTAGAAAAGCCTCACGAGCGCTTCAAAAAGTAGTCGATGAAATGGAAAATCGTTATGAACTTTTCAGCCAATATGGTGTTCGAAATATTGCAGGTTACAATGAAAAGGTTCAAAAATACAACGCTGAATCTGAGAATAAAATGTTGGAATTGCCTTTGATTGTGGTCATTGTAGATGAACTGGCAGATTTGATGATGGTAGCGAGTAAAGAAGTTGAAGATGCGATTATTCGTCTAGGGCAAAAGGCGCGGGCAGCAGGAATTCACATGATTCTTGCGACACAGCGTCCTTCAGTGGATGTCATCAGTGGTTTAATTAAAGCAAATGTTCCATCACGTGTGGCTTTTGCAGTATCTTCAGGAACGGATTCACGAACAATTTTAGACACAAATGGTGCTGAAAAACTGCTTGGGCGTGGAGATATGCTTTTCAAACCAATTGATGAAAATCACCCCATCCGTTTACAAGGGGCTTTCCTATCTGATGCTGATGTTGAAGCCGTTGTTGACTTCATCAAAGCACAGTCGGAAGCAGAGTATGATGAGAGCTTTGACCCAGGAGATGTTGAGGAAAGCCCGACTGGGAATTCAGCTTCTAATACGGGCTCAGGAGACCCTCTTTTTGAGGAGGCAAGAAATATGGTAATCATTGCCCAAAAGGCTTCAACAGCACAGCTTCAACGTGCATTAAAGGTGGGCTTCAATCGTGCGTCTGATTTGATGAATGAGTTAGAAGCACAAGGAGTTGTGGGACCAGCTAAAGGGACAACACCGCGCAAAGTCCTTGTAAGTCCAGATGGAGAGATTTTGGAAAATGATGAATGA